Proteins from a genomic interval of Rosa chinensis cultivar Old Blush chromosome 2, RchiOBHm-V2, whole genome shotgun sequence:
- the LOC112189554 gene encoding profilin, giving the protein MSWQAYVDDHLMCDIDGHHLASAAIVGHDGSVWAQSSNFPKFKPEEITAIMKDFNEPGSLAPTGLHLAGTKYMVIQGEGGAVIRGKKGSGGVTVKKTAQALIFGIYEEPLTPGQCNMIVERLGDYLIDQGL; this is encoded by the exons ATGTCGTGGCAGGCTTACGTCGACGATCACTTGATGTGCGACATCGACGGCCACCATCTCGCCTCCGCGGCCATCGTCGGTCACGACGGTAGTGTCTGGGCTCAGAGCTCCAACTTCCCCAAG TTTAAGCCTGAAGAGATTACAGCGATCATGAAAGATTTTAATGAGCCTGGGTCTCTTGCCCCAACTGGCCTGCACCTTGCTGGCACAAAGTACATGGTTATTCAAGGGGAGGGCGGAGCTGTTATTCGTGGGAAGAAG GGATCCGGAGGTGTTACTGTGAAGAAAACTGCCCAGGCTTTGATTTTTGGTATATATGAAGAGCCTTTGACACCAGGACAGTGTAATATGATTGTGGAGAGGTTGGGAGATTACCTGATTGATCAGGGCCTGTAG